One region of Salvia miltiorrhiza cultivar Shanhuang (shh) chromosome 3, IMPLAD_Smil_shh, whole genome shotgun sequence genomic DNA includes:
- the LOC131018776 gene encoding uncharacterized protein LOC131018776 codes for MNYEDKIEDEMEDELEDEIETEMELEYYDQVRLLMEATKAIIILLGRIMTMPPTIDNSLMRRPKTREGFHFVRNMLDGDPNSFRQLYRMYPDVFLKLCQIIREKTHVQDTRYTTVEEMVATFLIIVGHNDRYCNVRQRFGRSHFATSQNFNKILRALNTIAPDMMVKPTTAIPAKIRESTRFYPFFKDCIGAIDGTHIPATVIGRDVSSYRNRHGVQSQNVLAACNFDLQFIYVLSGWEGSAHDSKLLTDALSRPNGLHVPQGKYFIVDCGFANRRQFLAPMRGVRYHLKDFGGDGRHPRNADELFNLRHASLRNVIERIFGIFKSRFTIFKMAPPFLFQTQAELVLACAGLHNFLRKECRSDEFPIEDEEENSAPDVENDADNLEYLSQSQLSQRNEANAWRASIANAMWEKRYETEDNA; via the exons ATGAATTATGAagataaaattgaagatgaaatGGAAGATGAACTTGAAGATGAAATTGAAACAGAAATGGAGCTCGAATATTATGATCAGGTCAGGCTTTTGATGGAGGCAACTAAGGCAATTATCATTTTATTGGGAAGAATTATGACGATGCCTCCGACCATTGACAACTCTTTGATGCGACGACCAAAAACTAGGGAAGGCTTCCATTTTGTACGTAATATGCTCGATGGAGATCCAAACAGTTTTCGACAGTTGTATAGAATGTATCCGGATGTCTTTCTCAAATTATGCCAGATCATTAGAGAGAAAACTCATGTTCAAGATACACGATACACAACTGTTGAAGAAATGGTGGCAACATTCTTGATCATTGTTGGACACAACGATCGTTATTGTAATGTTCGTCAAAGGTTTGGTCGTTCACATTTTGCTACTAGTCAGAACTTCAACAAAATCTTGAGAGCATTGAACACCATAGCACCGGACATGATGGTTAAGCCGACTACAGCAATTCCAGCTAAAATTCGGGAAAGTACACGGTTTTATCCTTTCTTTAAG GATTGTATCGGAGCTATAGATGGAACTCATATCCCAGCCACGGTCATAGGCAGAGACGTAAGCAGTTATCGTAACCGTCATGGGGTGCAATCGCAAAATGTTTTGGCAGCTTGCAACTTTGATTTGCAGTTCATCTATGTGCTTAGTGGATGGGAAGGCTCGGCCCATGATTCAAAACTTTTAACTGACGCATTATCCAGACCTAATGGACTTCATGTGCCTCAAGGTAAATATTTCATAGTGGATTGTGGATTTGCTAATCGCCGTCAGTTTTTGGCTCCGATGCGTGGTGTTCGATATCATCTTAAAGATTTCGGTGGTGACGGTCGTCACCCCAGAAATGCAGATGAGTTGTTCAATCTTCGACATGCATCATTGCGAAACGTGATTGAACGAATTTTTGGAATCTTCAAATCACGattcacaatttttaaaatggcTCCTCCATTTTTATTTCAAACACAAGCAGAGTTGGTATTGGCTTGTGCTGGGTTGCATAACTTTCTTCGAAAAGAGTGTCGTTCTGATGAATTTCCaattgaagatgaagaagagaattctGCACCCGATGTTGAGAACGATGCAGACAATTTGGAATATCTTTCTCAAAGCCAGCTGTCTCAGAGGAATGAAGCTAATGCATGGAGAGCAAGTATTGCTAATGCTATGTGGGAAAAAAGGTATGAGACTGAAGATAATGCATAG
- the LOC131018775 gene encoding uncharacterized protein At2g29880-like → MGDSQQQDTNKRAVYEPWTKEQSDVLLEILVESAKRGWRDNSGIFSKATVEERILPVFNKRLGCNKTYNHYLSRIKWFKTRWTAYSTLMKFNSGFGYDNTAKKFTASDEVWDAYCQAHPKDAYLRHGNCSDYEDLEIAVGNGVAVGRNSIGLGSATDARTLGAEENSVPHIEDLNYDAETQTFVGLTQDDPPSSGSKSPLVFPEVSVESSQRRAPTKRSRGQFEINSGHIENSSNQEVMAEIKKITTTIEGVQSLLVKRDTMIEKKEREKTYTTWDARFD, encoded by the exons ATGGGAGATTCTCAACAACAAGACACGAATAAGAGGGCAGTCTATGAACCGTGGACTAAGGAACAAAGCGATGTATTGTTAGAAATTTTGGTTGAGTCTGCAAAACGGGGATGGCGTGATAATAGTGGTATATTTAGCAAAGCAACTGTTGAAGAAAGAATACTACCTGTTTTTAATAAAAGACTTGGGTGTAATAAGACTTATAACCACTATCTAAGCCGTATCAAATGGTTTAAGACCCGTTGGACTGCTTATTCAACACTCATGAAGTTTAACTCTGGTTTTGGCTATGACAACACCGCTAAAAAGTTCACGGCCTCGGATGAAGTTTGGGATGCATACTGTCAG GCTCACCCAAAAGATGCATACTTGCGCCATGGGAATTGTTCGGATTATGAAGACTTGGAAATTGCTGTTGGAAACGGTGTGGCGGTAGGGAGAAACTCAATTGGATTGGGCAGTGCTACTGATGCTAGGACACTAGGAGCTGAGGAAAATAGTGTACCCCACATAGAGGATTTGAATTATGATGCTGAAACTCAGACGTTTGTAGGACTTACTCAAGACGATCCGCCATCATCCGGTTCCAAATCACCTTTGGTATTTCCTGAAGTGTCTGTGGAATCcagtcagagaagagctcccACCAAAAGAAGTAGAGGTCAATTTGAGATAAATTCTGGTCACATTGAAAATAGTTCGAATCAGGAAGTCATGGCAGAAATCAAGAAAATCACTACCACAATAGAAGGAGTTCAAAGCCTCTTGGTGAAACGAGATACTATGATAGAGAAGAAAGAAAGGGAAAAAACTTATACAACTTGGGATGCTAGATTTGACTGA